Below is a window of Perca flavescens isolate YP-PL-M2 chromosome 12, PFLA_1.0, whole genome shotgun sequence DNA.
CAGTCAGATTTATCCCAGGTTAAGATAAAGTGTAATGTAAGAGAGTGTATCCCCGGTCAGATTTATCCCAGGTTAAGATCAAGTGTAATGTAAGAGAGTGTATCCTAGTCAGATTTATCCCAGGTTAAGATAAAGTGTAATATAAGAGAGTGTATCCCCGGTCAGATTTATCCCAGGTTAAGATAAAGTGTAATATAAGAGAGTGTATCCCCGGTCAGATTTATCCCAGGTTaagataaaatgtaatgtaagagAGTGTATCCCCGGTCAGATTTATCCCAGGTTAAGATAAAGTGTAATGTAAGAGTGTGTATCCCCGGTCAGATTTATCCCTGGTTAAGATAAAGTGTAATGTAAGAGTGTGTATCCCCGGTCAGATTTATCCCTGGTTAAGATAAAGTGTAATATAAGAGAGTGTATCCCAGTCAGATTTATCCCAGGTTAAGATAACGTGAATTTTAGGTTTGTAGTCGGTCAGGTCCATTTTACCATCTCTGCCATGGCTGTCAGGTCGCAGGGTCACTGTCTCCTGCAGTGATCTCAGCTCGTCGTGCAGAACCTCAATGTTGCCCTTCAGCTTCTTGATGTCATTTTCACGCTGACATATTTCCAGCCGCAACTCCACCACGCCATCCTCCACAACTTTGGCGATTTCTGCCACGGCTGCTTTGGACAGGGCATCGATTATGGAGGCAATCTGAGCCCGCAGGGCGACGCTGCTCAGCATTGTTAAAAacaaagcccccaaaaaaagacaacaaagtggCAGCGAAGCCTTAACTTTAAAGCGAGAAAAGTGTCTGTAACTCAGTCGCATTAGCTAGCCGAAACAGGCCATTGCTGAAGCCGCTGCCTGTACACAAACTGCAGCCAAATGTGTTAGCTTGCTGTTGGTTTTAATGTGTACCGATTTCAGCTAGCAGAAGCTAATTGGTACAAAGAATAAACACAAGTTCTCGTTTTACGGAAGTGATGACATGAATACCGTAAAACAGGCGGAAAGGCGCAACGCATATTGCAGTCACTTCCGAGGTTAgcccagtttttttttaccagcaaACGTTACAAACATATAAGAAATAATCCAAGCAGCAGTAacctataaaataaataaattatcgTTTTCAGTCATTGTTGTTACAATTACTCTTTGTAGTGGTTGTTTTATAGTTTGTCTTTATATGCTTGTATTAGAGCCTAACCAAGGACACAGACTGCATATTAGATGCGGCTATAAGTCCTAGCTATATACATTGCATtggttgtattttatttaaatataacaaTGCCTGTATGTACtatccctgtcaaataaatgaataaagtaaaatttaaataaaggaAATAGGAgtcaataaaaagaaaacttgcTTAAAacaatacttgttttttttctacttttctctATGTTTCTGTACTTATTTCTCTGGATCGATAACAGCACCTCTTATTTCAACAACCAACATGTATTTTAGCACTGTTAAACACCATGACATTTTACAATTTcttgggggggcattttaggccttgattatataggacagctgaatatGCAAAAAGGcacagagaggaggaatgacatgcagaaaatggccgcaggtcagagttaaACCTACGACTGCTGCAACAAGGACtaagcctttgtacatggggcgcacactctaccaggtgagctgtCCAGGTGCCCCGAAATTTGACTTTATTGCCACCTTAACAAACAGTATTGTAAACTGGCGTGCCCCGGCACACGCTGAGACGCAAGGGACATTGACAATCATTAacttatcatttatttatagGTCCCTTTTTCTCCCAACAAAATATGATATAATTCTACCATATTCATTTACTCAGAACATAGAAAgctcaatcaaaacaaagaagaggaaaaaagcaaatatatatatatatatatataaacaatatacaATGTTATAAAAATAAGTTATGGAAAAAATAAGCAGGCATATAATATATATCCTTATATACTAAAAATCCTGCTTGGGAAAGTTAGAACCTTTAAGccaaaatgggaaaaaaagaaaaattgggAACATCAACATACATAACTAGTGAACACAAATATCTACAGacaaatttaaataaagtgcaaatatataacacaataaatgatTGCACAGGCACATAATCACACTCCCTTTACTATGAAACACAGTAAATCATCATCACTGTTTTTAAGAGGACTACTTGTGTGTAATCAAGGTGTGACAAGTCATTTTAGGTTCAATACATAGTCCATATCTGGAAAGGTCCAAGAACAAAAGGAGCATTACAAAAGAAAAGTACCAATCAGTGAGAGGATATCAGAACATTTCCAAGGCACTAAAACTCCTCTATGTACAGTAAGATCATGATAAAACTGGAAAAGCTAGGCATGCATTGGTCCAACTTTTTCTCTCCCGACACACATTCCTATACCTAAAGTGCTGGGTACTGATCTGATAACTGTTCTTTTTCTGAAATTGCATGAAACTAaatagaattattattattattattattatgtaaggTGACACAAGCCAAGAAAAATACTAAGTCGGCAGCCCACACTGAACTTATTTTACTGGCAGCGCAACTTACATTTTATGACATTGACAAGGAGTGTATTTAATTTGGACCGTTCATGTCACGGCAGATACCCAACCCGCTTAATAAAGTGCATTGGTTCGTTGCAGGGAAACTATTGCATGGCTGTAAATCTATCTAAAATcaaaaaactgccacaaaaAGCCCACACCACTACCGGATTCCAAGGCTGAAATCCCCATTATGaattttaaccctaacccaagtATAAATATAGTATGTGTGCGGGGTATGCTTGGGCGATATGATGAGTCTCCAACATATGCAGTACACTGGTTACAGCAATTTGTAAACATAACAAATGTTTCCTTGAACACTGCCAGCAACCCTACTTTGCTCCCTGAAATGCAAGGTAGACATTAGGGGTGTAACAATACATCGATCGGGACGGATATATATCGATTCAATGATCCACAATCCAATATGATCAAATGCAAAGTTAAGATATCGATACATATCATCTGTAAGATGCctctttattttagattttattgaaatgtctggaagagctcAGTACTAAAATTGTCACATCATATTTCAGTTGCTTCTTTAGAGTTGAAATAAATGGAACTGTTAAATGGGCATTAAAGGTCCCGtgacatggtgttctttggatgcttttatatagaccttagtggtcccctaatactgtatctgaagtctcttttatatagaccttagtggtccccttatactgtatctgaagtctctttcccgaaattcaaacttggtgcagaattacagccactagaggcaGTCCCACAAttagctttccttagtatgggtcatttctgtgtctgaggaggagagaggctcggtttacacctatcgccatttctcgccactgggggaacgcatattaatgttaaaaaaactcataaagtgacattttcatgccatgggacctttaatcataTTGTCTCATATCGATAGCAGGCCCCTGAATTGAATCAAAATCGTACAGTGACAGACGTTTAAGGTATCAGCAAATATCCTGTTGTTGTCCAAAGAATTAATATAACATGGtattgtgattaaaaaaaaatgatgatttTACAACCCTAGTATACATTGGATGGTTGCATTCAATGCATTCAAACTGTCAAAGCACACCGGGCCAATTGTCTTCTAAGTGCTATCTGCCTTGCAGGTGAATCTCTTGATGGATTTTGAGGTTACCCAGCACAGTGAAGCTTTTGCCACACTGTCCGCAGCTGTGCGGCTTCAGCCCGCTGTGGAAGCGCTCGTGCCTCAGGCAGTTGTCCTGCCTGGAAAACATCTTGCCGCAGATTTTGCAACTGAACGGCCTCTCCCCTGTGTGCACGCTCTGGTGCGTCTTCAGCCGGGTCTTCTGGGTGAACGATTTCCCGCATTCGAGGCACCTGAAAGGTTTAAAAAGTTGGTGGGAGGCCTTGTGTTCTTCGAGCTGAGTCATGCGAGGGAAACCCCTGTTGCAGACCGAGCAGATGAACAGTTTCTGATTGGTTCTCCAAACGTTCATTAGCCTTTTCGCTCTCAGGTGGTTTCTATTGAGGATGTGATCCTCTGTGTGTGATCCTAAACTGGCTGCTGTGGCCCTCTGTGGATGGGGCGGGGCTAGTGATGGCCCAGCCTGTTGCGAGCTCGGGTCCTGACTGACTGCAGGGTGTGAAGCACGCCTGAACTGTTCATTAGGAACGGACTCTAAAGTGGTACTTCCCATGCACATGGGGTGAATCTCTACCTCTACTTTTATCGGCACACTCAAGGAATCATCTGCAATTCCCTCTACTGCGGCTGATGAAGAGTTATATTGGCTTTCTGTATTTCTAGGAGCGGCATATTGCTCAGCATGAGGGGAGAAAAGCGATATGTGCGGCTGCATTGCAACAGAGCTTTTCTCAAACATGCTACAAGTAGTTGGAGGCCAGATCAGGTCATCTGGCTCTCCCAGCTCAAAGCAAACGTCTGCTGATCCAGTGTTGTCTGCTGTTCCAGTGTTGTCTGCCATTTCCTGTGTGGCGAGTTCATCGGCGGGCTCGCGTTTCACCGCTGGGCTCACGTCATGGCTCTCCTCTGTTCCATGGCCGGGCTGGCACAGTGAATGAGCAGACTTTGGTTCCAGATACACTGCGCATGTTTCCTCATCTTCTTTTTTATCTGCAATTGACAGAAATGAAAAATTGCAGGTAGATATGACTTTGACTTCACAAATCCAAGTCCACTAAGCAAGAACACAGTAGATGTGTTTCCATCCACCTGGTTTTGGGAGCATTTTCTGTATCCAATAAtccaaataaaaaatcaaacaacaaaatgtaTGCTTGACTGGGGTGAAAACGTGCGTGTAGCTATAAAAGCAAACATTacagtttaaaacaaacatgtcaTTATTTGGCACTACTTCATTTTCACTGGAAGTAAATCCTACAAAATAACTACAGTTAATATTTctgttttggacaaaacaagcaatttaaggATGTCATCTTGGAAAAACTCAAAAATGTATAGATTGTTGtgaattgtgaaaaaaaacaaaaaaaacaatgagtgCCATCAACATTGACATTTGTAACGTCACTTAGGCTACAATCTAGCGATAATAGTTTAGATTGTATTAAAATAAGTGATTTGTCTTTAAGCCGAATTTTAACAGGAAGCATTAAAATAGTTAAGGATCTTAAGATATGTCTATTAAGCAAGAAATGGTGTGTATAAGAATGGAAAAATCTGAATTTCAGACTTTTTGAATAGAGTTTGGTGTGACGTTAATGTAGCTTACCAGTTATTGCTCACCTGTTCGCGGTACCTGATTCCCGGCTGTTTGTTCCGGCTTTTCCTCCGTAGCTCGGGTCGCGGCGGCTTCCTGAGCGTTGCAGAGCTCAACCTCCATCAGCTTCAAACTCGTTTTGAGCTCCTGAATCTCGGTGTCCCTCCGACACATCTCCAGGCGCAGCATCACATTACCGTCCTCCACCAGCTTCGTTATTTCGGCGACCGCAGCTTTCGCTAACACATCCATGATGGCCGCGACCTGCGAACCGAAAGAGGAGGGGAAAGACATCCTCCGTCCCGAGTGAATAGAAATAAAAGCACAGTAGAAGCAAATGCCAAGCTTTATTAAACAGCTGGGCTTCAGCAGTGAAGCGAAGCAGCTTCCcaatggttttatttttgtttatttccgGGAAAATTAGATGGCGGATGTGATGTAGACGGCAACTGACGTAACTCTTCTAATAAACGTGAATTACAAACGTCTTCAGTAGTTTGGCTTGGTCTCTCCGGTTTTAAACCGTGGTGAAGTTTTGATGATGATCAAAATTGAGTTTGATGTTGGATATTCGACAGATATTCGATATTCATTTCAGGTTCATCATCAGATCCTGCTGTGCTTTCACTCAGTCTTGGCAGAAAACCCTGCTTGGTTTTTACCTAGGGATCGTCAATAAATTACATTCTGAACTTCATTTATTTCCGATAGCTTGTATATCACATGTTCTATTTTGCACCTActattttatatttacatttttttttgaatcCCATTAATTTCCTATGGAAAACGGTGTGTTGCTCAATAGCATCCAAGTTATGGGACCCAAACACCCCAGACCAATGCAGACCTGTTCTGCTATGTGGTACAAATGAGACACACCttattataaattaatattttgcacctaccattttatttacatttatttttaataatcccattaattaatattttgcatctcctttttttaataaattttttcAAGAACCCCATTAATTTCCTATGGAAAACGTCTTTTTGCTCAATAGCGTCCAAGCTATGGGACCCAAACACCCCAGACCTATGCAGACCTGTTCTGCTATATGGTACAAATGAGACACACCTcactataaattaatattttgcacctactattttatttaaatttttttttaaatcccattcatttcctatggaaAACGGCGTGTTGCTCAATAGCATCCAAGTTATGGGACCCAAACACCCCAGACCAATGCAGACCTGTTCTGCTATGTGGTACAAATGAGACACACCTtactataaattaatattttgcacctactattttatttacatttctttttaaatcccATTCATATCCTATGGAAAACAGTGTTTTGCTCAATAGCGTCCAAGTTATGGGAACCAAACACCTGAGACCAATGCAGACCTGTTCTGTTATATGGTACAAATGAGACACACCTcactataaattaatattttgcacctactattttatttacattttttttaataatcccATTAATTTCCTATGGAAAACGGCTTTTTGCTCAATAGCTTCCATGTTATGGGACCCAAACACCCCAGACCAATGGAGAGCTGTTCTACAATGTGGTACTAATAAGACACACCTCACTATGAATTAATATTCTGCACCtactattttatttacattttttttaagaatccCATTCAGTTCCTATGGAAAATGGCGTTTTGCTCAATAGCATCCAAGTTATGGGACCCAAACAGCCCAGACCAATGCAGAGCTATTCTGCAATGTGGTACTAATAAGACACACCTcactataaattaatattttgcacctactattttatttacattattttaagaATCCCATTCAGTTTCTATGGAAAATGGCTTTTTGCTCAATAGCATCCAATTTATGGGACCCAAACACCTCTGACCAATGCAGACCTGTTCTGCTATATGGTACAAATGAGACACACCTcactataaattaatattttgcacctactattttatttaaatttatttttaaatcccaTTAATTTCCTATGGAAAACGGCGTGTTGCTCAATAGCGTCCAAGTTATGGGACCCAAACACCCCAGACCAATGCAGACCTGTTCTGCTATGTAGTACAAATGAGACACACCTCACTATAAATTTATATTTTGCACCtactattttatttacatttttttaataatcccATTAATTTCCTATGGAAAACAGCGTTTTGCTCAATAGCGTCCAAGTTATGGGACCCAAACACCTCAGACCAATGGAGAGCTGTTCTACAATGTGGTACCAATAAGACACACCTcactataaattaatattttgcacctactattttatttacatttttcttattAATCTCATTAATTTCCTATGGAAAACGGCTTTTTGCTCAATAGCTTCCATGTTATGTGACCCAAACACCCCAGACCAATGGAGAGCTGTTCTACAATGTGGTACCAATAAAACACACCTCACTATGAATTAATATTTTGCACCtactattttatttacattttttttaagaatccCATTCAGTTCCTATGGAAAATGGCGTTTTGCTCAATAGCATCCAAGTTATGGGACCCAAACAGCCCAGACCAATGCAGAGCTGTTCTGCAATGTGGTACTGATAAGACACACCTcactataaattaatattttgcacctactattttatttagatttctttttaaatcccATTCATATCCTGGAAAACAGCGTTTTGCTCAATAGCGTCCAAGTTATGGGACCCAAACACCTCAGACCAATGCAGACCTGTTCTGTTATGTGGTACAAATGAGACACACATcactataaattaatattttgcacctactattttatttacatttttttaataatcccATTAATTTCCTATGGAAAACGGCTTTTTGCTCAATAGCTTCCATGTTATGGGACCCAAACACCCCAGACCAATGGAGAGCTGTTCTACAATGTGGTACCAATAAGACACACCTCACTATGAATTAATATTTTGCACTtactattttatttacatttcttttaagaATCCCATTCAGTTCCTATGGAAAATGGCGTTTTGCTCAATAGCATCCAAGTTATGGGACCCAAACAGCCCAGACCAATGCAGAGCTGTTCTGCAATGTGGTACTAATAAGACACACCTcactataaattaatattttgcacctactattttatttagatttctttttaaatcccATTCATATCCTATGGAAAACAGCGTTTTGCTCAATAGCGTCCAAGTTATGGGACCCAAACACCTCAGACCAATGCAGACCTGTTCTGTTATGTGGTACAAATGAGACACACATcactataaattaatattttgcacctactattttatttacatttttttaataatcccATTAATTTCCTATGGAAAACGGCTTTTTGCTCAATAGCTTCCATGTTATGGGACCCAAACACCCCAGACCAATGGAGAGCTGTTCTACAATGTGGTACCAATAAGACACACCTCACTATGAATTAATATTTTGCACTtactattttatttacattttttttaagaatccCATTCAGTTCCTATGGAAAATGACGTTTTGCTCAATAGCATCCAAGTTTTGGGacccaaaacattttaattcaatgttttttGGAAAACGGCGTTTTGCTCAAGTTTAATAAGACACACCTcactataaattaatattttgcacCTCCTATTTCCAGGGTTTCTACACATTTCTCATTTCAAAATTCCATACTTTTTCCATACTCTACTATTTTTAACCTATTAGACATTTTTTGTAGCTGTAAACATCCTACTGTTAAGGACATATAAGGTCGGCCTTATCTAAAGCATTCCAGTTAGAAATGTATCAAGCTGCTCATCATTAAAGGACAACcccggccaatttttacattaatctttATCGCTAATGCGAGTACTTTCGAAAAAAACCCGACCTGGATCGGtcctagcaaactggagttgctgcagctacgtGTACAAGCGTCCACTGAGCTAAAACGTTGTtagggcaagttttagagtgcctttgtgcctcttaacagacacaaaatgcaatttataTATCtttgccacatgaacagggccctaacctgacaacaagatgcgttttcaactcagacattgtttaaattcacctatcCTGTCTTGATCCTGCCGGTGGGTAGCTTGGCCttttagctgctagctgttgGTTGTTGTTGGTACCAATCATTTGTATGTCAAAATGAATAACTCTATATATTTTCAATTATACAAATTAtcaattgcaatatattgcgtCACCAAAAGCTACTGAGCTCATTTCCATATATCGTGCGCTTAGTCCATGTATTGACTATCGCTACAGGCTTACTTGTGAGAGCAATATCTGGCTTTTTAGCTGCCAAATGCTCAACTATGCTCTGTAATCATGAAATCACGAAACCAAAAACACgagaatgtgttttgtttttaactgcaGTTACGCAACACTccaagcagaatttggcagatttgctgactttgagactcagaaatcccTTCATATTTAGGCAGAaacattgttgtaaaaaaatgcgacaaaaatgtaaaaaaaaggcaacagtttaaaaaaaaggtaaataaaataGTAGGTGCAAAATATTAATTCATAGTGAGGTGTGTCTCATTAGTGACACATAGCAGAATAGCTCTGCATTGGTCTGTGGGGTTTGGGTCCAATAACATGGAAGCTATAGAGCAAAAAGACGTTTTCCATAGGAAATTAATAGggttcttacatttttttttaataaaatagtaGGTGCAAAATATTAATTCATAGAGAGGTGTGTCTCATTTGTAGCACATATCAGAATAGCTCTGCATTGGTCTGGAGTGTCTGGGTCCAATAACATGGAAGCTATTGAGCAAAAAGCCATTTTCCATAGGAAATGAATAGGGTTCTTaacaaaattcataaaaaaaaggaGATGCAAAATATAAATTTATAGTGTAGTGTGTCTCATTTGTACCACATTGAAGAACAGTTCTGCATTTGTCTGTGGTGTTTGGGTCCAATAACATGGAAGCTATTGAGCAAAAAGCCGTTttccataggaaatgaatggggttcttaaaaaaattcataaaaaaaggagatgcaaaatattaatttatagtcTAGTGTGTCTCATTTGTACCACATTGAAGAACAGTTCTGCATTTGTCTGTGGTGTTTGGGTCCAATAACATGGAAGCTATTGAGCAAAAAGCCGTTttccataggaaatgaatggggttcttaaaaaaattcataaaaaaaggagatgcaaaatattaatttatagtcTAGTGTGTCTCATTTGTACCACATTGAAGAACAGTTCTGCATTTGTCTGGGGTGTTTAGAACATCTGATATACAAGCTATCGGAAATAAATGAAGTTCAGAACGTAATTTATTGACGGTCCCTAGGTAAAAACCAAGCAGTTAGGAGCAAACACTAAGGAGCAATGGGTCTCCTATATTTTTCTGCCAAGACTGAGTGAAAGCACAGCAGAAACTGCTAATGAACCCCAAATTAATATCCGAATATCTGTCGAATATCCAACATCAAACTAACTTCACCACGGTCTTATACAAACATAACTTCTCACCTCATCGATATTACATTTGGCATAATAAGGACATTCTCTTCAAAaacaaatctttattttttgaaaactgGTACAGGAATAATATTTTACTTGTTGGCCAACTCTATGACACAAATGGCAGACTGTACAGTTATTCCGATTTTTTGCAGAAATTTCAAATTCCTGTTTCGGTAAAGGAGTATGCAATTGTCTTTGATGCAATTCCTTCTGGAATCAGAATGCTGCTGGGAGGCATTCATTTCCCACAGCCACTGACTCACAATATGGATTTATCTGACTGCTGTGGGGAGATTATGCTTTTCGGTGGTGTGTCggactaaaaataaaacaattatgaCTTTATACCAAAAATATATTGTTACTATTCCTCATGTAATATCATATTGGAACAGTGTAATAGAGAATGTCCCTTGGAAAAACGTTTGGTCTTTGTCTTTCAAATATATGCTTACTAATAAAGTGAGAGAAGTTACGTTTAAATTAATTCAGATTGTACCCACACTCTTAACCcgaattagttgactttactcGCAAATCCCGTGGAAACCTGTTGCCTTATACCACTTTAGTTTTTACACAAGCTGAAACTAAACATGTTGAGTTGTATTAACATGGAACCTTAACTTTTGTATAGTGTGCACTCAAAATCATTAGATGAAACTAGCTGTTATGACTTGTTATTGCTACTCATCATTTATTACAATTACTGTATTTTCCTCTAATTTAATaagcttttgattttttttttttaaatatggtaTAAAATGTTGTTTCAATTAAATTggctgaaaaaaagaagaaacacctCTAAATGtccaatgcattttatttttaagaaaaatgGCAAAACACAGCCAATCTTGTTATGACAAACTTAACATCAGGTCAACATCAAAACGTCCAAACCTAAAATGCTTAAtctgaaaaatgtaatttcaaatcATTGAAACAattatgtgtgtgggtgttgtatgtgtttgtgttgtttgtgtgtgttttgtgcgtgTGGGTGTTGTCcgtgtgtgttggtgttgtccgtgtgtgttgtgtgtgtgggtgttgtccgttcgtgtgtgttgtgtgtgttgtttgtgtgggtgtttgtgtgtgggtgttaaaTGTGTCACaaatttacaagaaaaaaacatggatgTCCCCTGAGATTAGAGTGGTAAACccataaacaaaacaatattcACAAGAAACCCCCACTCAAATGTACAAGAAActgcaaacaaacaggatcTGTTTCGTCTGCCTAAATGAAGGGAGGCCAGAGCATGAACCAACAGACTATCATATCAGAACAATATCGAATTCCATCTACATAGACTGATGAAGAACTGAAACAGTAATGTCTTATGTCTTTCTGCTACGACTCCTCTCAGTTTTAATTTTCACACAAGTCGCATCCTTCAGCACACTTCCTACAGCATTGTGcaggtgtgtatgtgggtgttgtacgtgtctgtgttgtgtgtgggtgttgaatgtgtctgttgtttgtgtgtgtgtgtgtgtgtgtgtgtgtgtgtgtgtgtgtgtctgcgttttACGTGTGTCTGTTCGTCTGCTTGttttacagaaaataaaaaggtttacCCTACAggtaagaaaaagaaatgtagaaaaatgtAGTCAACAGCTTCTTAAAGTAGACTTGACATCTCTTTACATTGCGAGCTGATTTTTCAAAGCCTGTAGCTTCGGCTTTAGGTCAGTGTGGCCTAACAAGAGCAACGCATGTTGGATGAACTGAAATGTGAGCTTCATAGTCTTGGGGTAGTTAAGATGGAGTGCATATGTGAGTCCAAACAGAATGCACATTGCTTTTGGCAGATCTTGACTGTTGTCCATCACGACTTCCCCTCAATGACGATTTTCAACGAGGCTGGGCTGAGATGCTGGGAAGATGCGAGCACAGCACCTTTCACGCTTAATGAGAAGTATCCCAATGTCAAGGTCACGAAaagaatcatcatcatcatcagattCCTAAATAAAGAATAACAGAAGAGCACAATCATTACATTAGATTTCTCGTCTGAAAAACAACTTTAATCAATAAGAGTGTCATGgcgaaaaataaataatggtgAAAATTATAAGAAAGCAAGAGCTTACTTACAAAGCCTGCTTTGAAGAAGTTTGTGGGGTTGTCCCCAAGGATGATAGGAAGCCCTCTGAGCACCTGTGTCCGGATCGCAGTTGGCTCTGTAGTCTTTTGGGAATTAAACACAGTAGTACACCACAAGACAGagctaaaattaaaaacaaataatgatcTATAAGAAAGCTTAAACGAACCAAGCAATGTTTGGATTGAATTATATAACTAATAGAGTAGCATTGTGATATGATGTTTTTACAAAACCTGTGAAAAACAATGCTAAGTACATAATGTGTATGGACCTACATTGGTCTGTTGTGAAGTCTGTGTCAACAACTGTCCGCCATTCCCTCTCTTGGATCGAAATAACTCGAGGAGACGAGGACTGTGCCGATTGATGGTCTCATAGAATTCCTGCCTGAGGTTCTTGCCCACAATCCTGCTGAACTCCATGAACACTtgaaaaataaagagaacaaaaaaaaactgaacttaGATTAACTGAACTATACAAGGCAGCTAACGCCATCTGCAAAGTAGTGCTGAAAAATCT
It encodes the following:
- the LOC114565678 gene encoding zinc finger and SCAN domain-containing protein 12, whose protein sequence is MSFPSSFGSQVAAIMDVLAKAAVAEITKLVEDGNVMLRLEMCRRDTEIQELKTSLKLMEVELCNAQEAAATRATEEKPEQTAGNQVPRTDKKEDEETCAVYLEPKSAHSLCQPGHGTEESHDVSPAVKREPADELATQEMADNTGTADNTGSADVCFELGEPDDLIWPPTTCSMFEKSSVAMQPHISLFSPHAEQYAAPRNTESQYNSSSAAVEGIADDSLSVPIKVEVEIHPMCMGSTTLESVPNEQFRRASHPAVSQDPSSQQAGPSLAPPHPQRATAASLGSHTEDHILNRNHLRAKRLMNVWRTNQKLFICSVCNRGFPRMTQLEEHKASHQLFKPFRCLECGKSFTQKTRLKTHQSVHTGERPFSCKICGKMFSRQDNCLRHERFHSGLKPHSCGQCGKSFTVLGNLKIHQEIHLQGR